A single genomic interval of Desulfovibrio intestinalis harbors:
- a CDS encoding flagellar hook assembly protein FlgD, producing MASSITQSLNQTNNEFNTALSKQKGSNLDKDSFMLLLVTQFKYQDPLNPMEDKEFIAQMAQFSSLEQLMNLNTSMEGLTDATNNQQMINATSYIGKQVTVTGNSIGKTTDETTKETTITRFRYAPADNTVGGTITVRDSDNNAVYVEEISAKNKGTTYEFLWNGKSNDGTVAGDGVYTVSLVLRDSNGDAVLSDQVVDAKVTGVVTDNGVVYLGLEGGQLMPLANVRQVMLPATTAASDDKDTGTGTDTGTDSGSGTDTNNNAAASSKSLVGDVNISNISLNGTLF from the coding sequence ATGGCCAGCAGCATTACACAGTCACTGAACCAGACCAATAATGAGTTCAATACCGCCCTGAGCAAACAGAAGGGCAGTAATCTGGATAAGGACTCTTTCATGCTTTTGCTGGTAACGCAGTTCAAGTATCAGGATCCCTTGAATCCTATGGAAGACAAGGAATTTATTGCCCAGATGGCGCAATTCTCCAGTCTTGAACAGCTCATGAACCTCAATACCAGCATGGAAGGGCTCACTGACGCCACTAACAATCAACAGATGATCAACGCCACTTCCTACATCGGCAAACAGGTGACGGTTACCGGCAATTCTATCGGCAAAACCACGGACGAGACCACCAAGGAAACCACCATTACGCGCTTCCGGTATGCCCCTGCTGACAACACGGTTGGCGGCACTATCACAGTTCGTGATTCTGACAACAACGCTGTCTACGTTGAAGAAATCAGTGCCAAAAACAAGGGCACGACATACGAATTTCTGTGGAACGGCAAAAGCAATGACGGCACTGTGGCGGGCGACGGCGTATATACGGTCAGCCTTGTACTGCGTGATTCCAACGGAGACGCAGTTCTTTCCGATCAGGTGGTTGACGCCAAGGTTACAGGCGTTGTTACAGACAACGGTGTTGTCTACCTCGGCCTTGAAGGTGGTCAGCTCATGCCCCTTGCCAACGTGCGTCAGGTTATGCTGCCCGCAACCACGGCAGCCAGTGACGACAAGGACACGGGCACGGGCACCGATACAGGTACGGATAGTGGCAGTGGCACAGATACAAATAACAATGCCGCTGCCAGCAGCAAAAGCCTTGTTGGCGACGTCAATATCAGCAACATCAGTCTCAACGGCACACTTTTCTAA
- a CDS encoding flagellar hook-length control protein FliK has product MQIIPTSAGSFDVLISSSKENSSFADFFASVHEAIDSIERGENVSVSTALEEEQTTTAATPKVQSPYSRSTTNGVTYTLDEVCFTKQELAQLRRDLIKSGAPENALSKFDALVGQPDGATLAQVMASLQTLSGAPQLSDDDKAQITSLLKKIDSSGVLDARVQQLMADGKGEAALGTVYAFISQMDPTTALEVGATEAIAFGRGLGLDTSSLQTLANSFGGNNNANLLVGQLSALMAPVSSFFNEQKTAQKQLDTALKNTLQPLVSKARARTEKELQASALRNKEAQQSKLLIDQTVMKNSRQMLEETLGAGGQDGAKAVDMETALRQSDAISKKLDGSQSAGVGHAGSQEAKASADTGFSKASSNKEQASNVQSATNRRSEDTPLARTTTDERQNESGRRHSGDNRQEANSEAGRDPSWNEVTRKVETNPLFTMRQDNQVAASMIQNLGAAVEQPEAISQPAPIARYVSQQVEQGLLSNFRNGTTRLDLQLHPQELGAITLSLSLRNGEVSATIRSEKTETAEIVTRQLEAIRTNLEQQGLKVDKVEVQLNSRQQDENAWQNLDQHNSWQEEDARREELARLKNLSTMRSSSINSESADLEQPVHSSVHAARYATRTLNVVA; this is encoded by the coding sequence ATGCAGATTATTCCCACTAGCGCCGGTTCATTTGATGTCCTCATCTCCAGCAGCAAGGAAAACTCATCCTTCGCTGACTTTTTCGCTTCCGTACATGAAGCTATTGACAGCATCGAGCGCGGTGAAAACGTTTCTGTCAGTACGGCGCTTGAAGAAGAGCAAACCACTACGGCTGCAACCCCCAAGGTGCAAAGCCCTTACAGTCGTTCCACCACCAATGGCGTGACCTATACCCTTGATGAAGTATGCTTCACCAAGCAGGAACTGGCCCAACTGCGCCGTGACCTCATCAAGTCAGGAGCACCCGAAAATGCTCTGAGCAAATTCGACGCTCTGGTCGGACAGCCTGATGGCGCAACGCTGGCTCAGGTCATGGCCAGTTTGCAGACTTTGAGCGGCGCTCCCCAGCTCAGTGATGATGACAAGGCTCAAATCACTTCACTGCTCAAAAAAATTGATTCTTCTGGCGTTCTGGACGCGAGAGTGCAGCAGCTCATGGCCGACGGTAAAGGCGAAGCGGCCCTTGGCACTGTCTACGCTTTTATCTCGCAGATGGACCCCACGACAGCCCTTGAAGTGGGCGCTACTGAGGCGATCGCTTTTGGCCGTGGCCTGGGCCTTGATACTTCAAGCCTGCAAACCTTGGCCAACAGTTTTGGAGGCAATAACAACGCCAATTTGCTTGTGGGGCAGCTCTCTGCCCTCATGGCTCCGGTAAGCAGTTTTTTCAATGAGCAGAAAACTGCTCAAAAACAGTTGGACACTGCCTTAAAAAATACCTTGCAACCGCTTGTAAGCAAGGCGCGGGCGCGCACTGAAAAAGAGCTTCAGGCCAGTGCGTTGCGCAACAAGGAAGCACAGCAAAGCAAGCTTCTCATCGACCAGACTGTCATGAAAAATAGCCGCCAAATGCTCGAAGAAACATTGGGCGCTGGCGGACAGGACGGGGCGAAGGCCGTCGATATGGAAACTGCGCTGCGCCAGAGCGACGCCATCAGCAAAAAGCTTGACGGCAGTCAAAGCGCTGGTGTTGGGCATGCTGGCAGCCAGGAGGCGAAAGCTTCTGCCGATACAGGCTTTTCCAAGGCTTCCTCCAACAAGGAGCAGGCTTCTAACGTCCAGAGCGCCACAAACAGACGCTCTGAGGACACTCCCTTGGCGCGCACCACCACAGACGAACGCCAAAACGAATCAGGGCGCCGCCACTCTGGTGACAATCGCCAGGAAGCCAACTCCGAAGCAGGGCGTGATCCGTCCTGGAATGAAGTTACCCGCAAAGTTGAAACAAATCCCCTCTTCACCATGCGGCAGGATAATCAGGTTGCGGCTTCTATGATCCAGAACCTCGGCGCTGCTGTTGAGCAACCCGAAGCCATTTCACAGCCTGCTCCTATTGCCAGGTATGTTTCCCAGCAAGTTGAGCAAGGGCTGCTCTCAAACTTCCGTAACGGCACTACCCGTCTCGACCTGCAACTGCATCCACAGGAGCTTGGAGCCATCACCCTCAGCCTCAGCCTGCGTAATGGCGAGGTAAGTGCGACCATTCGCTCTGAAAAAACGGAGACAGCCGAAATAGTCACACGCCAGCTTGAAGCCATTCGCACAAATCTTGAGCAGCAAGGGCTCAAAGTGGACAAGGTGGAAGTGCAGTTGAACTCGCGCCAGCAGGACGAAAATGCCTGGCAGAACCTCGATCAGCACAATTCGTGGCAGGAAGAAGATGCCCGGCGTGAAGAACTTGCGCGACTTAAGAATCTTTCAACAATGCGTAGTTCCTCAATTAATTCAGAATCAGCAGATTTGGAACAACCTGTGCATTCTTCTGTCCATGCGGCAAGATATGCCACCCGTACACTAAACGTGGTAGCGTAA
- a CDS encoding glycosyltransferase family 9 protein: MSADPILILQMHRMGDLILTMPLLVHLLRHWPEHEVWVAAEPHFFQGLMPLLPNVVFFPPSHCAALAERHYEIAINLSSRPQALDCQARLKAARKLGPEFLSGSHPSDGLNQHIRGFWQLYRAALTQNNWNNAFHWADLHLLDLFEHPNLSRVPHPRPQAAKSGRIGLVLGASEAAKRPSIDFWARLARRLATEGAVPFLLGGSAEQELGREVARRADLQGSDLCGRLSIKDLAALMRTLDLCITPDTGPMHLADLVGVPVLNLSMGPVHARETGPTSPGQYVLRAAMSCVGCWQCHRSQLYCKQAFTPSGVAALVLSLLRGSGEPYVPPGLALSRTGRDFLGLHSLERLGTATELSCRPLLEDFWQAIFLFLYDPTQNALVTQRLNHLRSTFPNVVRNIASGLATLCSICAQHLKTHNSRLSDDFWRSQSPSIRLFSGYIHMQLQNGGYSTQAWGEALKNLDKTSTFFTNPS; this comes from the coding sequence ATGAGCGCCGACCCGATACTTATTCTCCAGATGCACCGCATGGGAGATTTGATTCTTACCATGCCCCTGCTTGTTCATTTACTCAGGCACTGGCCCGAGCACGAGGTTTGGGTCGCAGCCGAACCGCATTTTTTTCAAGGTCTCATGCCTCTTTTGCCCAATGTCGTTTTTTTCCCGCCAAGTCATTGTGCTGCTTTGGCAGAACGTCACTACGAAATCGCCATCAACCTGAGTAGCCGCCCTCAGGCGCTGGACTGTCAGGCACGCCTTAAGGCTGCCCGCAAACTTGGTCCTGAGTTTCTTTCTGGCAGTCACCCTTCTGATGGCTTAAATCAGCACATCCGCGGCTTTTGGCAGCTGTACCGGGCCGCCCTTACGCAAAACAATTGGAATAATGCCTTCCATTGGGCAGACCTTCACCTGCTCGACCTTTTTGAACACCCTAATCTTTCACGTGTGCCACATCCTCGGCCACAGGCTGCCAAGTCTGGCCGCATAGGGCTGGTTCTTGGCGCAAGCGAGGCGGCCAAGCGGCCAAGCATAGATTTTTGGGCCAGACTGGCCCGACGCCTGGCAACTGAAGGGGCCGTCCCCTTTCTGCTGGGCGGTTCTGCGGAGCAGGAACTGGGCCGTGAAGTAGCGCGAAGAGCCGATTTACAGGGATCTGACCTGTGTGGACGCCTGTCCATCAAGGATCTGGCCGCTCTAATGCGCACGCTGGACCTGTGCATTACCCCTGATACTGGTCCGATGCACCTGGCCGATCTTGTTGGCGTACCGGTACTCAACCTTTCAATGGGTCCGGTTCACGCCCGGGAAACAGGACCAACCTCGCCTGGGCAGTATGTGCTACGCGCTGCCATGAGCTGTGTTGGCTGTTGGCAATGTCATCGCAGCCAACTTTATTGCAAACAGGCCTTCACTCCGTCTGGAGTAGCGGCACTGGTTTTGAGCCTTCTGCGCGGCTCAGGGGAGCCATATGTTCCGCCAGGATTGGCTCTCTCACGCACTGGACGGGATTTTCTGGGACTGCACAGTCTTGAAAGACTTGGCACCGCCACCGAGTTAAGCTGCCGCCCCTTGCTGGAAGATTTTTGGCAGGCCATTTTTCTTTTTCTCTACGACCCCACACAAAACGCTTTGGTGACACAAAGGCTGAACCACTTGCGTTCAACCTTCCCCAATGTTGTGAGGAATATCGCCTCAGGGCTTGCTACGCTATGTAGCATCTGCGCGCAGCACCTCAAGACACACAACTCCCGCCTGTCGGACGATTTTTGGCGCTCACAGTCACCCTCCATTCGCCTTTTCAGTGGCTATATCCATATGCAACTGCAAAATGGCGGCTACTCCACACAAGCTTGGGGGGAAGCGTTGAAAAATCTGGACAAAACCAGCACTTTTTTTACAAATCCATCCTGA